The following are from one region of the Amylibacter sp. IMCC11727 genome:
- the dapF gene encoding diaminopimelate epimerase, giving the protein MNAMDSIENGLPFLKMHGLGNDFVIIDARTAENPVTAEMAQAIGHRYFGVGFDQLAVLSTSDAADVDVAFWNSDGSTAGACGNASRCIGRLLISETGKESVTLRTERGILPVRDIDGDLLSVNMGQPQLDWRDVPLARDVDLNALPIEGAPGAAGMGNPHCVFVVDDVMAVDLPKLGPIFEHHDLFPERTNVEFIQVLDRESIRMRVWERGGMITLACGSGACAAAVVAHRKGLTERKVTIQLDGGPLEIDWRDDGVWMTGTTQLVFSGVLSPAFLDTVK; this is encoded by the coding sequence ATGAATGCAATGGATTCTATAGAAAATGGGCTGCCATTTCTGAAGATGCACGGGTTGGGTAATGATTTTGTTATCATTGACGCACGTACAGCAGAAAACCCCGTTACAGCGGAGATGGCGCAGGCCATTGGACACCGCTATTTCGGTGTGGGATTCGATCAGTTGGCGGTTTTGTCCACCAGTGATGCGGCCGATGTGGATGTTGCATTTTGGAATTCTGATGGGTCCACGGCGGGCGCCTGTGGAAATGCGTCCCGTTGTATCGGCCGTTTGTTGATATCCGAAACAGGTAAAGAATCGGTAACGTTGCGTACGGAACGTGGAATTTTGCCTGTACGGGACATTGATGGCGATCTGTTGAGCGTCAATATGGGCCAACCGCAGCTGGATTGGCGTGATGTGCCGCTGGCGCGGGATGTGGACCTGAACGCGCTGCCGATTGAAGGCGCCCCTGGAGCGGCAGGCATGGGGAACCCGCATTGCGTGTTCGTCGTTGATGACGTGATGGCGGTTGATTTGCCAAAGCTGGGGCCGATTTTTGAGCATCATGATTTGTTTCCAGAGCGCACGAACGTTGAGTTTATCCAAGTGCTGGACCGAGAGAGCATTCGCATGCGGGTTTGGGAACGTGGCGGCATGATTACGCTGGCCTGTGGATCGGGTGCCTGTGCGGCGGCGGTTGTGGCGCATCGTAAAGGGCTGACCGAGCGAAAAGTCACGATCCAGTTGGATGGCGGACCGCTGGAAATTGATTGGCGCGACGATGGTGTTTGGATGACAGGCACAACGCAATTGGTGTTTTCGGGCGTGCTGTCGCCCGCGTTTCTGGACACGGTTAAATGA